The Triticum urartu cultivar G1812 chromosome 6, Tu2.1, whole genome shotgun sequence genome includes the window TGATGATTTCAATAAACCTTGACCTTGTTTATCAGCACCACATAAAGACGATTCCTCAGAGGGGAGTAATGTTCTATTTGGAGCAACCACACTACATTGACTGCCTGATGCCGTGTCGGCGTCAGCAATGCTGATATTGAACTTTGCATCAATCTTAATATCAGTTGGCTGTCTGGCATTTGGCTTCTGATCACCACCACCAAGTAAATCAACTGAAGATTCAACAGCTTTAGAATCTATTCCAGGTAGAGGCGGGTTAGTAGATGATGTTCCCTTCTTGTCATGGGATGATAAATAAGTTCCAGAATTCCTCAAGCGTCGTTCCTCATCATTTTTGTCTTCCTTCTCAGAGATGACTTTCTCAACATCATCTGATGGATCCAGGTGCTGTGATGGGCCTGCATCACACTCTACTTTTAGCTTCTGAATATTCTGGCCTCCATAGCCATGTTTATTTGCAGACGAATTCGTCGGTGAAGCAGATGACATCAATTCAGATTTAGATACTTCTCCAGCAACACTAGCAAGAAGATTCATTGCTGTATCATCTCCAGCTTGCATGGAATGACTACCTTCGGAGTATTTGATTTCAATCAAAGCATTCAAAGGGCTGAACGAGTTCCGCACTCTGGTTTCACCTAAGCAGACGTCTTTTTCATCCATATTTGCCGAGCATGCAACTCGTGATGCACATGTATCCTTAGCAGATTCTTCAGCAGTCCTGCTACAGTCACCATCCAGCATACCACAAGGTGATTTATCACCTTCCTCGGAACCTGCAATTCTTTTAGTATCATTGCTTCGCTCAGGCTCAGCATTAGCATCAGAACCTAAATGAGCCTGAGAATTTTCAACCTTCATTTTCACCCTACGATCATTCTGTTCATGCTTATCTGTGTGAACAGGAGATGAAGCTCTACTCCCTGAAACTGATGGCTCCTCACAAGAGCCCCCACTTGTGCTCCTAGCAGGGCTACAACTTGGTTTTGGAAACCGAACAATCAATCTCTGATTGTTGATGTGAGGTGTGTCCGCTCCTTTCTCACATGCCAAGCCAGACTGTgatgatctttcttgcaataaaGAACGATCACCTTGGCTGGACCTTCCCAAAGCAGCTTCCTTCTGGAATCCAGAAccaagaagcccattgtttgcCCTTCGATGGCCACGTGCAGAAATTTTACTGGCACTCGCTGAAACAGCAGTTGAGCTCCGTGCATCCTCCTTCAAAGAACCAACTGTTTTTCCAGGATCACTAGAGCATGACTGGCTGTTATTCAATGAGTGGCTTGAACTGCAACTTTTCTCCTCTTTCACTGTAGGAAAATCAGGGCCACAAGTCCCAGCAGCTGATTTGCATGGTGAGTCCTTTAAGTTGGCTGCAGCATTTGCTGGTTGCATGTGTTGTAATTTTGAAGAGCCAGATGTGAAAGGATTTGACTTTGCAACAGCATCAGCAGCACCAGATGTAGCACTCAAAGCCTTTGGTGAAGAAAGATGAAACCCTGCACTTTTCGGACTGGGCTCACTTGAGCCACTTCGTCCTATTCCAGCACTAGAAATTTCCGGGAACCCCACTTTTCCTGACCAGGAAACAGCTTGACCTGACACTACAGGTTTTGCATCAGACGACTTCATTTCAGCATCAACACGCTTCTTCCAGCTATCAACAAGATACCTAGCCTTCCTCTGTATCTCCGGATTTTTATAGCTGCGCAGATGATTGACAGATTTCCCAATACTGCAGCTTTGTAAGGCAATCAGACTGATAGGCAATTTCGCTAGTGCACGAAGCAGGGCCAGGATAAGTTCTTCAGTAGGCTTATCAGTTTCTTTAGGACTACCCCCTTCACCAGACTTCCCTTTGTGAGTTTCTTGAAGCCAATCATTCAAGACCGGAAGGCCCCTTAGTTGCATAAATCTGCTAAGGCAATCAGGACTTTCTGTGGCTGCAATAATATCAGCAAGCCTTACTCGGCCGGCAAGGTCCATTTTCCGCTCAATTTGATCAAGTTGCATGAATTGAACTAGCTTGTCGACAGCTTCAGCATGAGGAAGTCCATCCTTTTCTGTCATCTCTGCAATTTCAGACTTCATATTGTCCCCCTTAATATTTCCAGGTTCACCGTCATCAACCTTAGGAGGACAATCACTATCTCGCTTAGCTGGTTCAATTCCTTGCTCACCTCTGTCCCTCTTCTTCCCTTTAGATGGGCCACAATTTTGAGCACCGTCTGAACAAGCCTTCAATTGCTGGGAAGCTGACAGAACATTTGGCCGTTTTGGTGAGTGCCCACCTGACCGCACTGCACCATGCATTTCTAGCCTCGTTCTGTCTAGGAGCCGATTTACTTCTTCCTGCCGTTCCTGGACAAAAGTTGCACACATTAACCGACAATATAATAGACAGAATAAACGAAGGTAACTGTAGAACTTACATTAATATAATCTCTGTCGGTAAGCCACCATAAACACTTGTTGTCAATATCATACACACGCCGACATACAAATGAAGAAATCCCAGATGACAGCTCAGCACCTTTATGTAAAAAGGCAACTTTACAAGGATGGAGCAGTGAAACAGCAGATGTCTCGTCTTGGTGGAAAGAGTAGAAGACCTCGTTTGGGGCAGCGTTCAGTTGTATCCCCTTGTTGAGCCTGACGTCAGCAGGTCTATATAGCCAACTTACACGTAACTTGGGATTGCTTTCTTCCTGCTTCTCAATCCAACGTATCAATCCAACGAAAGGAGGAACATCAATAGCACGAAAAAGAGCACAGTCGCCAACTCGAATCTCCCGTCCGTCCTGAAATAATTAAACTATTATTATTCTCCTGAGGAAACAAAATATTCTTCATGTACCAACAGAACTGCAAGCACATGACCATACTCTAATACTTCAAAATCATTGAGTgaagaagcataatcgagcttcaTTGTTAAGAAAGAGAGATCCCTATTTGGCCCCCAAAAAATATTGTTTTCCCAATTTGATATAGGCGTAAATTTTGTTCCTTATATGACATTTCCGTCCATTTACCACATTAATGGCGTTAAGTGGGCCATGAAAAGACACTTTTGACCCTCATGATAAAAATGACAAAAAACTGTTTGGACTAAtataaaataggaaaaaaaagaTGCATGAGAGATGTTAACACAGGTCCTGATTGTCGCTGCTAGCCCCATTGTCTGGCGACGTTGTTGGCCGTTTTTGCCCCTCGTGTTGAAAAAACGACAAGAAACTGTTTGGACCAATATAAAATAGAAACCAAAAAGAAAAAATGCAGGAGAGATATTAGCATAGGTCCCGACTGCCGCTGCTCGCCCATCTGGCGACCTTGTTGGCCGTTCTTGCCCCTCGTGTTGAAAAAACGACAAAAAACTGTTTGGCTCAATTAAAATAGGAACCAAAAAGTAAACAAAAAATGTAGGAGAGATGTTAACATAGGTCCCGACTGCCGCTGCTCGCCCCGCTGTCTGGCGACCTTGTTGGACGATGTTGTTGGCCCAAGTACATGCAAGTGTACGAAGATATGCGCAAGTACACGAAGCAACGAATGAGTCATCAGAAGAAAGCAGGTGGATGTATTTTCTAGGAGGCTAGCTTACGTATGTATCGAACTATTTACCGCCAACTAGATTGATTGATCTAGACTAGGACTGCACTAATTACCACCAGCCAGACTGATCGATCTGGACTAGCACTACACCGCGAAACACATAAGCGCACACACGCAAACATGGGACGGGACACTGATTTGATGGCTAGCCAACAGTGAAGCAACCTACGGCTTCTCAATGGCCAGGGTGGGAGGAGTTTCTCAGCTACCACATGCACTCCTAGCCAGCCCGGACAACCAGCCCGAGGACCCAAGGGCTCCTCCGGAGCCTTCAAcatcatcctacacctcctaacGACCTTTCCCTCGCCGCAAAACATTGCCCGTTGAGGCCGCCTAGTTGTTTTGACGATGATAACCGAAGGAATCAAGCCTGGGTGGCCTGAGACTCGATGCCCACAGCACGCCATCTCTGTCATCGTCTGTCGCTTATGTGGCCAACCTACAAACCTTGTCATCTAGCTTCGCATAGACCTGGGAAGCCCTCTACCGCCATCACTACATTCATCTTCTCCGCTTCCGGTGGAGCGCCGCCACACCACGACCTCCTTGCCTGGTGCTCCTCCGAAGCTGCCGGCGCCGCCCCCTCTAAGCCTCACATCCTCGAGCCTTCACCCCTACAAGACACATCTCCGCCGGCTGCTTTTGCACTGCTTAGCCTCTCCCTCTATAGTTGATTCCCATCGCAGCTGTCGTCTATCGCCACTACCTTGTTCTCGGGCTGCCAAGCTCCCCGACCTCACACGACCCCTCCTCTGTTGTTGCCGCTGCCGCACGCTCCCAAGTCATCGCCAACGTGCCCGCGCGTTCACCGGAGTTCAAACTACGTTGTGTAGGGCTAGCAAGTGGGTAGCCCGCTATTTGCCTAATAACTAATGAGTTCAGGATAATCGGAGAACTGCACATTTACTTGAGCTATCTACATGAGGGGCAAAAATGTCTTTTCACTTACTCACTTAACACTGCTAGTGGGCAAAATGGACAAAAATGTCATATAGAGAACCTAGTGTCACATTAGGTAGGAAACGATTTTTTGGGCCAAATCAGGAAGAACATTTTAGGAAAGGGCCAAATAAGAATATCTcagaaaaaaaacagcaatttggcaTATCCAAGCTGCTAAACCACAAAATCTCTACCTAATCAAGTTATCTTCTTGGTGTAAATCTGTAGAACAGCCAAAATATCCTTTAGCGAGATCAGAAAGCATAGACCATGTTCAAGATCTAATCACACCATTACGACCTCCGTTATATTTTCTGGATGTTATTTCACAATAGACCACAGCAACACCATGATTTAGATTATTTCCTCAGAAGTGAGGTGTAATAACATTTATTGTAATTCAGACGAAGCTAATGAACATTAAGTGATGGACCCAACAAACAGTTGGAAGACGGCCACCAAGTAAAATGTCCTATCTGTACAGCTTGGGCAAGTGAGTTCTTTTTTGCCAGACTTGTCGATCTGCAACAATAACCAGCATATACAAACCTAGAAAAACTTTCTTCTCAAAAGGAAAATTATAAACTTATAATGCATCACGGAGCACAACAGCCAGGGTAAACAGCAGAAGGAGATTTCAATATACCCACGTTTTAGGTCTggtctcctttttttcttctttttttcctaCTTTAGAATATATATAAGCTCAATAATCAGCAACTATTTAGGAATTTCCTAGTATGTAATGCATCAGCAAAACAAACAATAATTAAAGATGTGCAAACAGCAGGTAAACCACATCTTTGTGGCAATCCAGCATAAGCAAGGCATGGCTTACCATGAAACCCGTATATCCACACCAATAACCAACGTAATGTTTCTAAAATGCCTTAAACAGCATTTTATCACTTCCTATACCAACAGCAAATTATATGCTCAAAGTAAGTTTTAACATGCACGCCAAGGCAGCTATTAGCATGTTAGCACCTCGTGCTAGCACACTGTTCAAATAACCAGCTTTCCAATCAGCTTGAGCTTTTGGGTGAGCTGGCCAGTGCGTGCAATTTAATACAGCATCAGAGAGAAAAAGGTCTTAAGATCAAGACCTGCAGGCCACATAGGTCCCAAGTTAAGGTATAAAAGAACCTAGACCTGATGGGAGTGTCGAAATATATTGACCAGCTTTCCCCCTCAGCTCAAACTTTTGGGTTGGAATGTTCAGTGCATGCCATTCAAATAGATGCAACTCAAGTTTAGACAGCACATGATTTCCTTACATGTTGGAGACCACtatctctaattccctatggtccAAGAGGAAGCAGTCTAGTTACAGTATACAGATGATAATTTTCAAGCAGATGCAGAACAACAAATACGATATTGCTGAATTATATTGACCACCCTCCCCCCTCAGCTTGAACCTTAGGGTGAAATGGTAGGTGAATTCAGTTCACTAAGTATCCGAGACAAGAAGTCTCGTGGATGCACTATGGATAAAATAGTTATGGCCTACAATCTGAGAGGGAGTGTTGAAATATATTGATCGACTTCGCCTTGAGCTTTTGGGTGAACCTGTCAGGTGCATCCAATTCAACAGATACCACTCGAGTTTTATCAACACATGGTTTCCTTAACGAGCAAAGCAATCTCCAGTTACAGTATATAGAGTGAAAAAAAATCAAGCAGAAGCAGAACAACAATTACGATACTGGCAAATTCCAAAGCGTATTCCCATCAGATGAGGCACCTTTACGAAGAAGTCAGGTGACACCGGCGGGGGAGAACGGACgacctgctgctgctgctgctgctgcttccgcggcgtgGCTGGGGGAGTCGCCGGCACCGGTGGGTGGGAGGCTGTCGGCGGTGGAAGGGCACACGAGCCGGAAGgaggagtaggaggagaaggtcCGTGCGCCGGTGCTGGAGCTGCTGCCTCTACGCGAGCTGCCGGCCACATGTGCCGGACGAGAAGCCGCTCACCGCCGCGCATGGCCCCGCATCGACCCCTCCTCGCCGGCCGCCGGCGCCGCGCCGCACCATCACCGGATCGACTCCGCCGGCGGTAAACCCTAGCTggctccgaaaccctagatccgcggGGGCTCCGTCCGGGCCGCCCGCCCGAGCCCGCGCCGAACCCGCGCCTGTGGAGGGGAGACGCACGCCGGAGACGGCAGGCCTCGGCGCGGTCGAATTCGAGCCGGGATCGGGGCCGATTGCGCGCAGGGCCGGCGCGAGAATTGGGGGTTTGGGCGGTGGGGTCGGAGGGCGAGGGGTTCGGGCGCGATCCGAGGCGGGGTGGTGGGGGTGGGGGGAGGAAAAAAACGGCGATTTGGGGCGGAGTGAGGGGGGAGGGATCGCGGCAGAGACGGCGCGCGAGGTCGAGGGGGGAGATGGGATGGGGGGATTGGGATGCGGGCTTGCGCTGCTGGGtggaggaggaggggaggggacGGGGGAGCAGGGGCATTTCTGACAGTTTATTTACGTTCGGCGCATGCGTTGCTCGGTGCGGCTGGCTCACGCACGCTCTCTGACCTGCCTGCCGCGGTCGCTGCGAGTGGGCCACTGTTTTGACTTGCTAGCGGGGGAAGCGGTGCCGACGTGTTGCAGTGCCCGTGATGCAGTTGCGGCAAGTCCCGGTTGGCCGGCTGCCGGACAGTCGGCGGTTCACCGGTCGGcccatttttttttcttttgccgGAATAAATGTGTTCCGCAACTTTCGCCGGCGAATTCGGTTCAGGGTTGCGGAGCGGAAGCGGGTGTTGTAATTAATCACACACAGATACAGAAAGTAAATTGACTCATATATGTGGAGGGGACTCTTTCTTTATTAAATCATCAACTATATGTGCAACGGGAGAAACGTGCGGGTGATAATATTAGTGTCGGACTTTTTCTTGTTTTTGCTTCCCTAACCCTAGGCAACTAGAGCAAACTCTTTTCTCCAAACTTCACCGCCGAGTTCGTGGATTCGCCTCCCATCTACTTGCCGCTCCGTTGGACTGTGGCGGGAGGGAAATCCCGGTGCCTCCAGTCCGTTTAGTAGTTTAGGTTAGAGTTTTTTAGTCCTTGCAGGTGCAGTGCTCAGGCGAATGGCGGCGTTACTTCTTCGAGTTTGTCTTTCGGGTCCTGATCCTCCTCGAGTACGTCTATGTGGACATAGTCGATGGAGTTTCGGCGTAGATTCCCATCGTCTCTTTGAGACGGTGAGGTTAGGGTTTCTCGTCTTGTGGCGAGATTTGGTGTCACGTACTTTAGATCTATGCAAGGGTTCAACGACGACAACTGCGGCTCCAGGGTGCTGGTCCTTATGGGCACGTGCACGAAGACTTTCTGGCTGTCATCGACGAGGTCGGCGACAGCGGCGTGTCGGCGGCTCGCTCTGGTGGCATTAGTGATTGTTTGGAGGTCTTGAAATCACAATATAACTTTTATTATGTTCGAGATGCTTTGTACTTTCGCTGAACTTTGATAATAGATCTCCTTTTTATATACGTGCCCACTTTCCTGCTGGAtcatttttgcaaaaaaaaatgtTCGTGTAACGAGGTGCTCTCTAAAAGCGCATGTTATCTCCCAGAGGGGGTAAATGGAAGATTTTTAGAACTTCGTCAAACTTTGAAGAATTTGATGAAGATCAGAGTGGAGAAATAGAAATACAAGGGAAACTAAGTCATCACAAAATCGAGAGTATATGCAGTCAGGATATGTTATAGTGAAGAACATGCAATCATGCAATCATACAAGCATGAAGAATATGAACTAAGGAAATGAAAGATAGCATGATGAAATTCTTCAGTTCAAATTCGTCAGAGGATATATCACAAATTCTTCAGCAGCGGAATAATGTAAGGGGGGTGAGGAATTTGAAACCAGGTtggctcggtgaagacaatgcaatttggtagaccagttccggTTGTTGTATCAATTGTACATTTAGTTGAGGCGGCTGAGTCGCAACTcagaggacacacagtcctcaccatattcctcTTGAGCTAaagtcacttagtcctcgcccaatcactcatggtaagtcttcaaggtataCTTTCAAAACCTTCACATGCTTGTTCACCGGCACACCACAATGACTCTTGGTGTACTCAGAacttgacgcctaaccgtctggaagaatgacagtcttcaaaggtaacggGTGTCGGATCACACAGATCAATCTCTTTACTGATGCTAAATCACTTTGGCTCTGGATTTTTCCTCACCTAGAATTCTCTCAAAGTcgtcagaggatgggttgctctcaaatgacaagggtcaggttctcttggagcagccaaccaacaaGTGGTTGTGGGGGCGGCTATTTATTGCCAGGGGAACCCGACATGAATTGTCATAAATGCCCTTCTCAGATTCGACCGTTGTCAGGATAAGGATCCACTCGACAACTGGCCCGCGGCGCAACAACAGTCGGAATTTGAACTCTCAAATTTGTCGGGGCACTCAATTTCCTCACGGGAGGCAGATCGCACTAGCAAACTCCTAACTCCTCAGCCTGACCAAATTCGCCAGCGACCAGATGAACTTTGCCACTATAACTAGCAAATGCGCCAGCTGATCCGGAGATTTCCAAAGGCTTCACTCGAAGAGGCTTTTGTGTGTATAAGTTTGAGCATCAGTTTAGAAATGTGAAATATGTTTCACCTAGACCCCCTTTAACTGTACGGTTCTTCCTATGACTCAAATAAGAAGAAAAGAAACTACGAAAATAGAAGTCTTCAAGCTTCAAAGTCTTCGCATCAATTTTTTCAAACGCCGTACCATTTTCATCACCAAATTCTTCACTTGAAGAAAtccatttttaggggtcgacttccATGTGTTAAACCAAATCATCAGGGACTCTATCTCCTATGTatactcacaaacacattagttccTCAACCTATTTGTTTTTAATACTCCAAATCCACTAAGGGGGCACTTGATGCACTcacaatctccccccttttggtgattgataACAAATTGGCTAGGCTTTCAACGGGAGTAAAAGTAATTAAAGTGTGATGTGGAGCATCGCTCGTCCACCCACACGGACACTCCATCACCACCGCAAGCACCAAGTGGACCTATGACAAGAGCTCGAGCACACACCACTGAAAccaaggtgaactcactcctacTTGAGATAGATATGGACATGAATGGAACTTGGTTGCTACCTCAccaaaatatgttatgtttcattAGGTATGAGGACGAATTCCGACAAGAGGTTATGGAGTACCCCCAAGGCCTAAGAGAAGGACCCTAAGACCCAAGAGCTGACCAGAAGTGTCCAGATGAAGAAAACGGAGCGTACAGAAATTGCACTACCAGACAGTTCGATCCCCACAAACAGTCCGGTTACACAGAAATTGCACTACCGGACAGTCTAGTCCCCACAGCGGACAGTCCGGTGGCACCCGAAAATACATCTGTACTCACCGGACTATCCGGTAGGCCCAGTTTCACTACGAATTGGGCTAAAAAGCTCGTGTAACCTCCGAGGCCCATACCCTTTCGCCCCTAGACTGTATATTTCATGCTTCTCTCAGTTTTTAGGGTTGGCAAAGTATTCATAACACAAAAGAGGGCTttgctcatcttcctcctctaggagatctagacctcctcttggagatcaagcCCTCCTCTTGGATGCAAGACCTCACCTAATAGGAAGAACCTTATCCTAGTGCTATTTTCCTTGAATTGTTCATGTAATCTTGTGGATCTCATGTATGCTACCCT containing:
- the LOC125514625 gene encoding uncharacterized protein LOC125514625, which encodes MRGGERLLVRHMWPAARVEAAAPAPAHGPSPPTPPSGSCALPPPTASHPPVPATPPATPRKQQQQQQQVVRSPPPVSPDFFVKDGREIRVGDCALFRAIDVPPFVGLIRWIEKQEESNPKLRVSWLYRPADVRLNKGIQLNAAPNEVFYSFHQDETSAVSLLHPCKVAFLHKGAELSSGISSFVCRRVYDIDNKCLWWLTDRDYINERQEEVNRLLDRTRLEMHGAVRSGGHSPKRPNVLSASQQLKACSDGAQNCGPSKGKKRDRGEQGIEPAKRDSDCPPKVDDGEPGNIKGDNMKSEIAEMTEKDGLPHAEAVDKLVQFMQLDQIERKMDLAGRVRLADIIAATESPDCLSRFMQLRGLPVLNDWLQETHKGKSGEGGSPKETDKPTEELILALLRALAKLPISLIALQSCSIGKSVNHLRSYKNPEIQRKARYLVDSWKKRVDAEMKSSDAKPVVSGQAVSWSGKVGFPEISSAGIGRSGSSEPSPKSAGFHLSSPKALSATSGAADAVAKSNPFTSGSSKLQHMQPANAAANLKDSPCKSAAGTCGPDFPTVKEEKSCSSSHSLNNSQSCSSDPGKTVGSLKEDARSSTAVSASASKISARGHRRANNGLLGSGFQKEAALGRSSQGDRSLLQERSSQSGLACEKGADTPHINNQRLIVRFPKPSCSPARSTSGGSCEEPSVSGSRASSPVHTDKHEQNDRRVKMKVENSQAHLGSDANAEPERSNDTKRIAGSEEGDKSPCGMLDGDCSRTAEESAKDTCASRVACSANMDEKDVCLGETRVRNSFSPLNALIEIKYSEGSHSMQAGDDTAMNLLASVAGEVSKSELMSSASPTNSSANKHGYGGQNIQKLKVECDAGPSQHLDPSDDVEKVISEKEDKNDEERRLRNSGTYLSSHDKKGTSSTNPPLPGIDSKAVESSVDLLGGGDQKPNARQPTDIKIDAKFNISIADADTASGSQCSVVAPNRTLLPSEESSLCGADKQGQGLLKSSDQTHLHGLPDRLETIRSTDNSGTGKLDSKTSFSSLAVDIKNADGLVVCNKVLKEHEKKEQPASTSADVTKPDVSVVPLGAANGVSVIKESKDCSSESSSQAKHRTIMSQDTEHTARHSSKKPSDEVGGKEDIVSSDEGSSMANTNSNGTAKLDFDLNELGDEGNHSEPATSTVVCSSAIHLPGLSPFVSPILSGLPAQITVAAPAKGPFVPPENLLRVKPEAGWKGAAATSAFRPAEPRKTLGMFLTTPGSAVSDAAGRQSRQAFDIDLNVADDQVLEEDISQSSARTIGSESDNPRSRSGPVRSAGFELDLNMAGEVAENNQFISNASHRVEVTLLPSRPLPEGLPNTDTSSSRNFFDLNNGPSLDEASTESAQRTLSSKGASSIPFLPQVAGLRMNNTEISNMSPWYASANPGGPVAMQSFFPPREQSYPIETAPGTQRIIAPTADGGQFGSGSGRPPVISTSPAMVFHPPAYQYAGFPFAPGVHLQSAGFPIGSVPYGSSAPAGVTYFPTIAPSFAGSTGALPAQHARQYAINLPEGSSSDGHDSNWKWRRQGLDLNSGPGSIDIEGKDERVPLSLRQNLITPPQAFVEEQARMLQMAGVGIKRKEPEGSWDAERASSYKQLSWQ